One genomic region from Hyalangium ruber encodes:
- a CDS encoding glycosyltransferase family 4 protein, producing the protein MVRGRLHGIARYALELARRLPALAPDLRFMGLTAPEGLPSDLGALTPSIPLHRARAGFLAPLLEQPTLLADLLRLSPDLFHATSFSLPGLWNGRLVATLHDANHLALPENYSPVHTLYYRLIVGPRSKRASALLTVSEFSREELARHLNLTPYRFQVITPGVDERYQPAPPSELRAFLQRHQLPARYLATVGNTKAHKNLALLAKLAPELPVPIVLLAGKGAAKELGFPASTLELTELPEAEMPLFYGAAAALLLPSRYEGFGLPVLEAMAAGCPVLSSNVSALPEVTGEAALLLPPEDLDAWREATLRLLRDEKLRQSLVEKGRERAARYTWDDCARKTLAVYRRVLDRAPAAR; encoded by the coding sequence ATGGTCCGAGGCCGACTGCACGGCATCGCGCGCTATGCCCTGGAGCTGGCGCGGCGGCTGCCCGCGCTCGCGCCGGATCTGCGCTTCATGGGGCTCACGGCGCCCGAAGGGCTCCCCTCGGATCTGGGAGCGCTGACCCCGTCGATTCCCCTGCACCGCGCCCGCGCGGGCTTCCTGGCGCCCCTGCTGGAGCAGCCCACGCTGCTGGCGGATCTGCTGCGGCTCTCGCCGGACCTCTTCCACGCCACCTCGTTCTCGCTGCCGGGGCTGTGGAACGGCCGGCTGGTGGCCACGCTGCATGACGCCAACCACCTGGCGCTGCCGGAGAACTACAGCCCGGTCCACACGCTCTACTACCGGCTCATCGTCGGCCCGCGCTCGAAGCGGGCCTCGGCGCTGCTCACGGTGTCCGAGTTCTCGCGCGAGGAGCTGGCCCGGCACCTGAACCTGACGCCCTACCGCTTCCAGGTCATCACTCCCGGCGTGGACGAGCGCTACCAGCCCGCTCCGCCTTCCGAGCTCCGGGCCTTCCTCCAGCGGCACCAACTGCCGGCGCGCTACCTCGCCACGGTGGGCAACACGAAGGCGCACAAGAACCTCGCGCTGCTCGCGAAGCTCGCGCCGGAGCTGCCCGTCCCCATCGTCCTGTTGGCGGGCAAGGGCGCGGCCAAGGAGCTGGGCTTTCCCGCCTCCACGCTGGAGCTGACGGAGTTGCCGGAAGCGGAGATGCCCCTCTTCTATGGTGCGGCGGCGGCGCTGCTGTTGCCCTCCCGTTACGAAGGCTTCGGCCTGCCGGTGCTGGAGGCCATGGCGGCGGGCTGCCCGGTGCTTTCCTCGAATGTCTCGGCGCTGCCGGAGGTCACGGGCGAGGCGGCCCTGCTGCTGCCGCCGGAAGACCTCGACGCCTGGAGAGAGGCGACGCTGCGCCTGCTCCGGGACGAGAAGCTGCGACAGTCCCTGGTGGAGAAGGGCCGGGAGCGAGCCGCTCGCTACACCTGGGACGACTGCGCGCGGAAGACCCTGGCGGTGTACCGCCGGGTGCTGGACAGAGCCCCTGCCGCGAGGTGA
- a CDS encoding toxin-antitoxin system YwqK family antitoxin, whose amino-acid sequence MSSTRDQELEASIAELMATRANAPPDMQRLVDQQIESVEGARRMQRMVEEANEKNRLIRPKLTEEMRAFFTPAPRARLPTWISDTQTRAMVLEELMQCPAGAKVFPDKDSLECRIPTPKGGIPERHGLTLWFYKSTGRLKGQRYYEHGLLRWAITYHHTGGRESEGQYDNVKPKVDRENGLHTYYAPNGTIVRQAEYQSGLLQGWSKQWEDDGYPASATRYENGKSVEMIGPTGKSI is encoded by the coding sequence ATGTCATCGACACGTGATCAGGAACTCGAGGCCTCCATCGCCGAACTCATGGCCACCCGCGCCAACGCGCCGCCCGACATGCAGCGGCTCGTGGATCAGCAGATCGAGTCGGTGGAGGGCGCGCGGCGCATGCAGCGCATGGTCGAGGAGGCCAACGAGAAGAACCGCCTCATCCGCCCCAAGCTGACCGAGGAGATGCGGGCCTTCTTCACGCCGGCGCCTCGCGCGCGACTGCCCACGTGGATCTCCGACACGCAGACCCGAGCGATGGTGCTGGAGGAGCTGATGCAGTGCCCTGCGGGAGCGAAGGTGTTCCCGGACAAGGACTCGCTGGAGTGCCGCATCCCTACCCCCAAGGGAGGCATTCCGGAGCGGCACGGGCTGACGCTGTGGTTCTACAAGTCCACGGGTCGGCTGAAGGGCCAGCGCTACTACGAGCACGGGCTGCTGCGCTGGGCCATCACGTACCACCACACCGGGGGGCGCGAGTCCGAGGGTCAGTACGACAACGTGAAGCCCAAGGTGGACCGGGAGAACGGCCTCCACACCTACTACGCCCCCAACGGCACCATCGTGCGGCAGGCCGAGTACCAGTCCGGACTGCTCCAGGGCTGGAGCAAGCAGTGGGAGGACGACGGCTACCCGGCCAGCGCGACGCGCTACGAGAACGGCAAGTCCGTCGAGATGATCGGCCCCACGGGAAAGAGCATCTGA
- a CDS encoding O-antigen ligase family protein codes for MRRAVTLILAVWAVGVVLAEVVQQIAAGAAVLGALVLAFRKELRLEPDVRAYIRMTLALAAWQLVSPALALATGAAERWPRSARYGQVLDSVAGAAVAAIGTVGVPWALLAGLLAGGWLVASALGLFQHFVLWTWEPPALLKLNLSRLQENFGTEEHPRYAAGGFLFHRLRFSHSAIATLGPALALLARGRGVWQRALAGAVVCAVLLAPFAAFARAALLTGFIVCVLALLLLSRGTIRKTGLAVAAALAVLVAVTPAWRERLGKAAENLFGGERTHAMSVGWRLVKEHPLVGVGFGNHKPAALATQTETGITDLLATDAHNLWLTTWAETGLVGLLLLAAVHGLLARALIRRHRAGSVAATGALLSFVGFHILSLVHYLPFHSSVHLSFMFIWGLGLCARSEDLTRQ; via the coding sequence GTGCGCCGCGCTGTCACCCTCATCCTCGCCGTGTGGGCCGTCGGGGTTGTCCTCGCGGAGGTGGTGCAGCAGATCGCCGCGGGGGCCGCCGTGCTCGGGGCGCTCGTGCTGGCCTTCCGCAAGGAGCTGCGCCTCGAGCCGGATGTCCGCGCCTATATAAGGATGACGCTGGCGCTGGCCGCGTGGCAGCTCGTCTCGCCCGCCCTCGCGCTCGCGACGGGAGCGGCGGAGCGATGGCCTCGGAGCGCACGCTACGGGCAGGTGCTGGACTCGGTGGCGGGCGCCGCCGTGGCCGCGATCGGCACCGTGGGTGTGCCCTGGGCACTGCTCGCGGGGCTCCTGGCGGGCGGATGGCTGGTGGCCTCGGCGCTGGGCCTGTTCCAGCACTTCGTCCTCTGGACCTGGGAGCCGCCCGCGTTGCTCAAGCTGAACCTGTCCCGGCTGCAGGAGAACTTCGGCACCGAGGAGCACCCCCGCTACGCGGCCGGAGGCTTCCTCTTCCACCGACTGCGCTTCTCGCACAGCGCCATCGCCACCCTGGGGCCGGCGCTCGCGCTCCTGGCCCGGGGCAGGGGAGTGTGGCAGCGGGCCCTCGCGGGAGCCGTCGTCTGCGCCGTGCTGCTCGCGCCTTTCGCGGCGTTCGCCCGTGCTGCCCTCCTGACCGGCTTCATCGTGTGCGTGCTGGCGTTGCTGCTCTTGAGCCGAGGCACGATCCGCAAGACGGGGCTCGCGGTGGCCGCGGCGCTGGCGGTGCTCGTGGCGGTGACTCCCGCCTGGCGCGAGCGCCTGGGCAAGGCGGCGGAGAACCTCTTCGGTGGTGAGCGTACGCACGCCATGTCCGTGGGCTGGCGGCTCGTGAAGGAGCACCCGCTGGTGGGCGTGGGCTTCGGCAACCACAAGCCCGCCGCGCTGGCCACTCAGACCGAGACAGGCATCACGGATCTCCTCGCCACGGACGCCCACAACCTGTGGCTGACGACCTGGGCGGAGACGGGCCTGGTGGGGCTACTGCTCCTGGCGGCGGTACACGGGTTGTTGGCCCGGGCGCTCATCCGCAGGCACCGCGCGGGCTCCGTCGCGGCGACGGGCGCGCTGCTGTCCTTCGTGGGCTTCCACATCCTCTCGCTAGTGCACTACCTGCCATTCCACTCCAGCGTGCATCTGTCCTTCATGTTCATCTGGGGACTGGGCCTCTGCGCGCGGAGCGAGGACCTCACGCGCCAGTAA
- a CDS encoding LptF/LptG family permease yields MRATLFFYVMRTYVRFAVGIFAAVLTVFLVVDFVDRARMYTGEGWVWDVMRLYANKALVASQQLGPAALLLAAGATVSTLRKRGEVTALRALTFGPASLYLPIGLCALLACAGLIAFDETVVVKASRRVDEISTQRFNRWGDWRLYYTPKQWFRRGEHVFFLRAGSAEQGFQDVAILTLTPDFKLSRRLDAEAMYPLDGTRWRLTGVVERSFSPEGRTSVKTLEEGEYDLGVPSRSFRIRPGRPEQLQVAELREQVAARTEVGLASRQYELALQNRFAYPMAGFPAALLAIGLALRQNRRGHLTAAIVEGLLIAVAMWGLMVVSRTLVMTERMAPALAAWLPSVVLIVAALALWLRREGFLHLPQRRAPPSGRSR; encoded by the coding sequence GTGAGGGCGACGCTCTTCTTCTATGTGATGCGCACCTATGTGCGCTTCGCGGTGGGCATCTTCGCCGCCGTGCTGACCGTGTTCCTCGTGGTGGACTTCGTGGACCGGGCGCGGATGTACACGGGCGAGGGGTGGGTGTGGGACGTGATGCGGCTGTACGCGAACAAGGCGCTGGTGGCCAGCCAGCAGCTCGGCCCGGCGGCGCTGCTGCTCGCGGCCGGGGCGACGGTGTCCACGCTGCGCAAGCGCGGTGAGGTGACCGCGCTGCGGGCGCTTACCTTCGGCCCCGCGTCGCTCTACCTGCCCATCGGGTTGTGCGCGCTGCTGGCGTGCGCGGGGCTCATCGCCTTCGATGAGACGGTGGTGGTGAAGGCGAGCCGGCGCGTGGATGAGATCAGCACCCAGCGCTTCAACCGGTGGGGAGACTGGCGGCTCTATTACACGCCGAAGCAGTGGTTCCGGCGCGGCGAGCACGTCTTCTTCCTGCGTGCGGGCAGCGCGGAGCAGGGCTTCCAGGACGTGGCGATCCTCACGCTGACGCCCGACTTCAAGCTCTCGCGCCGGTTGGACGCGGAGGCCATGTACCCGCTGGACGGGACACGCTGGCGGCTGACGGGCGTGGTGGAGCGCTCGTTCTCGCCGGAGGGCCGCACCTCGGTGAAGACGCTGGAGGAGGGGGAGTACGACCTGGGCGTGCCCTCCCGCTCGTTCCGCATCCGCCCCGGGCGCCCCGAGCAGCTGCAGGTGGCGGAGCTGCGGGAGCAGGTCGCCGCGCGCACCGAGGTGGGGCTGGCCTCTCGGCAATACGAGCTGGCGCTGCAGAACCGGTTCGCCTACCCGATGGCGGGATTTCCGGCGGCCCTGCTGGCGATCGGCCTGGCGCTGCGGCAGAACCGGCGAGGCCACCTCACGGCGGCCATCGTCGAGGGGCTGCTCATCGCGGTGGCGATGTGGGGCTTGATGGTGGTGAGCCGGACGCTGGTGATGACGGAGCGGATGGCTCCCGCGCTGGCGGCCTGGCTGCCCTCGGTCGTTCTGATCGTAGCGGCGCTGGCGCTCTGGCTGCGGCGCGAGGGCTTTCTGCACCTGCCCCAGCGCCGGGCGCCGCCGAGCGGACGAAGTCGGTAA